The nucleotide sequence CCGCGAACGACCACGCGCCAGGTGGACGACGATCTCCGCGAGGCCATCGCCGGCGCGTTCTGGACGCCGGGCGGCCGCTGAAGCGGCCGCGCCGGAACCCCGCGTCCGCTACTGGATCGCGAACGGCAGCGTGGTGAACGCCTCGTACAGGCCGCCGTTCCAGCTGCCCTTCGCGGCCACGCGCACCAGGTAGCTGGTGTTGGCCGCGCCCGGCGTCCACGTGTAGGTGGCGGCGCTGCCCCAGCCCGTGAGCGGCGTCCAGGCGGCGCCGTCGAACACGAACCAGCGATACAGATACGGCCCGACGCCGCCCGACGCCGCGGCCGTGAACGTGACGCTGGTGCCGGAGGCCTGCGGCGCGGACCGGTCGGCGGTGAGCCCCACGCTGGCCACGGGCGCGTTGATGGGGTACGCCACCGTGCTCGTCACTTCGAACTGCCCCGGGTTCCAGGTCCCCTTCGCCCCGGCCATCACCTTGTAGCTCGCGTTGGGGCCCGGGGCTGTCCAGGTGAAGGTGTTCGCGGATCCCCAGGCCGTGACGGGGGCCCACGTGGTCCCATCGAAGAGGAACCACCGGTAGAGGTACGGCGCCGCGCCGCCGGAGGCGACCGCCGTGAACGTGACGGGCGTGCCCGGAAGCTGCGGCGCCGCCACGCTCGCGCTCACCGCCACGGACGTCGCGAGGGCCTGGACGGGGTAGGCCAGCGTGGTGAAGGCCTCGTACAGGCCGGCGTTCCAGCTGCCCTTCGCGGCGGCGCGCACCTGGTATCCCGCGTTCGCCACGCTCGGCGTCCAGGTGTAGGTGCTGGCGCTGTCCCAGTTCGTGAGCGGCGTCCACGTGGCGCCGTCGTAGACGAACCAGCGGTAGAGATACGGCGCCGATCCGCCGGACGCGGCCGCCGTGAAGGTGATGCTCGTGCCCGGCGACTGGGGCGCGGCCCTGTCCGCCGTCAACGCCACGGTCGTGACGAGCGGTTGAATCGGGAACGTCGCCGTGGCCAGGTTCTCGAACAGGCCGGGATTCCAGCTGCCCTTGGCGAGCGCCCGGACCTTGAAGTCCACGTTGCCGGACGACGGCGTCCACGTGTAGGTGTTCGCGGCGCCCCAGTTGGTGAGCGGCGACCACGTGGCGCCGTCCCACAGGAACCAGCGATAGAGATACGGCGCCACGCCGCCCGACGCCGACGCCGTGAAGGTGACGCTCGCGCCCGGCGCCTGCGGCGCGCTCTTGTTGGACGTGAGCGTCACGCCCGACACGAAGGGCTGGACGGGATAGGCCACCGTGGCGAAGGCCTCGTAGAGCCCGCCGTTCCACGCGCTCCTGGCCGCCGCCCGGATCTGATAGGCGGCGTTGCCGCTGCCCGGCGTCCACGCGTAGGTGTTGCTGGTGCCCCAGGCGGTGAGGGGCGTCCACGTGCTGCCGTCGAATTCGAACCACCGGAACTGATGCGGCGCCTGGCCGCCGGACGCGGTGGCCGTGAAGGTGACGGTCGTCCCCGGCGGCTGGCCGGCCGCGACGTCGGAGGCGAGCGTGACGCGCGTGACCACGGGAGTCGTGCAGTCGGCCATCGCGCGCGCCACGTTCAGGCGGCCGCCGGTGCTCGTCTTCCCCGTGAGGCCGGCCGCGAGATCCACCGAGCCCATCAGCAGCGACTTGAGCGTGGCCGTGTCGGCCGCGCACATCGACAGGACGAGCGCGGCGGCGCCGGACACGTGCGGCGTCGCCATCGAGGTGCCGCTGAGCGACAGGTAGCTCTGGTTCCGCCCCGTCGAGTAGATCGAGACGCCGGGCGCGCCCAGGTCCACCGACGTGGCGCCGTAGTTCGAGAACGACGCCAGGAGGTCGGCGTGATCGGTGGCGGCCACGGCGAGGACGTTCGGGGCCGTGTAGGAGGCGGGATAGGCGGGCGAGGCGTCGTTGTTCGACGCCGAGTTGCCGGCGGCGGCCACGAACAGCACGTCCTGCGCGTTGGCCTGGTTGATGATGTCGAGCAGGGCCTGGGAGTATCCGCCACCGCCCCAGCTGTTCGACAGCACGCGGAGATTGGCGCCGTTGGCCGACGCGAACGCCGTCTTGGCCTGCAGGGCGAAGTCGATGGCGTGGATGGCGTCCGACGTCAGGCCGTTCCCGTTGGCGTTCAGGAACTTCAGGCCCATCATGCTGGTGGTCCAGTTGACGCCCGCGATGCCGGCGCCGTCGTTGCCGCGCGCGCCGATGGTCCCGGCGGTGTGCGTGCCGTGCGGCGTGGTGGCGTCCTCCATCGGATCGCACGTGCGCGTGATGGCGTTGAAGCCGTGCGTGCCCGCCGCGCACGTGATGGCCTGGCCCGCGATGGTGACCGTGAACGTCCACGGTGCCGACCACGTGTTCGGGGCCAGGTCGGCGTGCGTGTAGTCGAGGCCCGTGTCCACCACGCCGACGACGAACGCGCGCGACCCCGTCGTCACGTCCCACGCGCTCGTCGCGTCGATGTCGGCGCCGGCGAGCGCGCCCCCGCCGCTGTTCAGGCCCGTATTGAGCAGCCCCCAGAGCGACCCGAACGAGGGATCGTTGGGCGTGAGGTCGGCGTAGACGACGTAGTTGGGCTCGACCGCCTCGACGTCGGGCTGCTGCGAGAGACGCTGGAGGAGGGCCGCCGTGTCGAGACTGCGCGACGAGACGCGGCGCCACCGCGAGCGGCCGAGCGACTCGGCGCCGTCGCTGTCCACCCACGCCTCGAGCTGGGCGCGTTGTGCGGACGGCATCGGACGCATCCGGACCAGCACCTCCCCACCGGCGGCGGGGCGGCCGGCGATTCGGACGGTGGGCCGCGCGGCACGGGGCGCCTGTGTGCTCGTGGGTGCTGGCAGCAGCAGGGCCAGCCCGAGCGCGAGCGCGGCGGCGATCAGGTGTGACGGCGGCCTGGGGGATGGCGTCATGGGAGGTCCTGGGCAGGCGAACGCTGCCGTACCCGTAGTAATCGAGCCGCGCGCAGCGGACTTGAATCGGCCGGGCGGGCACCCGGCCAGGCGTCAAGCGTCCGCCGGCGCGGCCGATTTGGCGGTCAGTGCCGCCGTCCTTCGCCGACGTCCTCGATGAGGCGCTCCGGAGCGTCGGGCCGGGATCGCCCGCCTGGACGCGTCCGGTCGCCGAGGCGTCTCGGCCGCACCCGCTGCTCGGGACTCCGCCGGTGAGCGCCGCGCCCTGGGCGTGGTCGGCTGCGTATCCGGCGCCCGTCCGGCCGGTCCATCGCCTGAGCGAGGCCCAGCGCGCGGCCTTCGACCGGCTGGTCGAGCTGGGGGCCACGTTGTCCCTGGCCTTCCTGAGCGCCGAGCTCCGACGCGAGTACCGGCGACTGGCGCGCCGGTATCATCCCGACGCGCAGGCCGGCGCGCCGCCGGACCTCCGCGCGGCGCTGGCCGACCGGTTCCGAGCCGCGACCGACGCCTACCGCTGTCTGTCCGCCGTCTTCGAACCGCTGCCGTAGCCGGCGGGAGGGCCGCGCCGGTGCCTGCGTAGAATGGCGGGCGCGGAGGGGCCATGGCCATCTGGGTGATCTTCGGACTCGCGGCGATCGTCATCGCGGTCGTCATCGCACGCATGGGCCGCTCGTCGAGCACGCCCGCGTGGCACGACGCCGCGCGCGCCGAGACGCTGCGCTCGGTGCTCGCGGGACGAGGGCTGGAGGCGCAGCCGGCACCGAAAGCGCCGGTCCCGATGCCCGACTTCCGTCTGCCGATCGAGTGGGGCTGGCGGTCGGCCGCCGGAGCGGAGGCCACCGCCGGAGACGCCCGCTGGGTGATCTACGACGCCGAGTCGCGCGCCAGCTCCGTGGCCGGCTGCAACAGCGTCCAGTCGTCCAGCGGCGACACGGTGGTGGTGCGCCACACCGTGGTGGCCGTGACCTCCGACAGGCTGACCCTGCCCGCGTTCACGCTCGTGCCCAACGTGCGCCACCAGCTCGGTCAGGCGCTGCCGGCCCGGCTGCAGGAGGCCGGGCTCGGCGAGTCGAAGGCCGCGGCGTGGGCGGCGCGCGCCGCCAGCACGCTCGGGCGGCTCGACGAGCACGGGACGGCCCTGCCGTTTCCGGACGCTCCCGGGTTCGCCGACGCGTTCCGCGTCGTCGGGGACGACGGGACCGCCGTGGTGGCGCTCTTCCCCGGCGAGGCGATCGCGGAGTTCCGCCAGCGCCCGTGGGCCATCGTGGAGGGCCAGGGCCGCTGGCTGGCCGTCAGCCGGTACACGGCCGCGGCGTATCGCACGCGCGACGAGTTCACGAAGGACGGGTGGCTCTCGTCCGACAGCGCTGGCGAGGTCGCCGCGCTCGCGGAGGCCCTCCTCTCCCGCTGGGGGCGGCCGCCGCGCGCGTAGTGGCCTGTCGGCCGACGCGCAGGTCCACGCCGGCCTGTCTCGAGGCGTGGATGACGGCGAGGTCCGGGTTGTCGATCCCGTAGCGTGCCGCGTCGTTTCGCGCCGGGCGATCGGCGCGCGGGTTCGCCGGCGCCATTTTGCACGGCGCAATTCCCGCGATGGCTGAAGGCCGTGGAGGGAAATGATAGGCTGTGCGTTCGTTCGCGGGCCAGACGTTCGGGCCGCGGAGTTCTTTTCAGTTCAACGTTCAACGATGAAGCAGCCGAACGGTCTGGATCCCTCCGCCGACCCCGGTGGAAAGTCGCTCAAAGAAGAACTTTACGAACTCCTGGTCACACACCTTCCGTCCAGCGCCGTGATGATGTTCGATCACGACCTGAGGTTCGTGCTGGCGGACGGACCCGAACTGGCCAGGACCGGCACCAGCAAGGCCGCCCTCGAGGGCCGGCCGCTGTACGACGCCGTCGACCCCGCCTTCGCGGCGCTGGTCGAGCCCAACCTGCGCGCCGCGCTGGCGGGCCGGCGGTTCCGCGCCGAGCTGCCATTCGGCGACGCGACCTACGCCTACGCGTACGTGCCCGTGCCCGATGCCTCGGGCGAGATCCGCTACGCCCTGGTCATGGCACAGGACGTCACGGACCTGCGGCGCGCGGAACAGCGGGCCGTGCAGAGCGAGGCGCGGCTGCGGGATCTCGTCGGCAGCCTGCCCGCCGTGGTCTTCGCGGTGGGCGCCGATCGCCGCCTCCGCTTCGTGGACGGCATGGGCCTGCAGCGCCTCGGCGTCCAGGCGGCCAACCTCGTCGGCCTCCCGGCCGACGAGGCCTACCTGGGCGACCCCAAGGACCTCAAGGGGCTGAACGCGGCCCTGGCCGGCGAGCGCGTGGTGGAGGACCTGCCCATCCGGGGCCGCGTCTTCGAGACGCGGCACCTCCCAGTGACGGGGCCCGACGGCGGCGTGACCGAAGTGGTCGGCATCGCCGTGGACGTCACCGAGCAGCGCCGCTTCCAGGCGCTGGACCTGCAGCGCCAGAAGCTCGAGGCCATCGGGCGGCTGGCCGGCGGCATCGCCCACGACTTCAACAACATGCTGACCGTGATCCTGGGGAACGCCGAGCAGGCGATCGCGGGCGCGGCGCCGGGCACGGCGCTGTACGACCAGATGGCCCAGATCCGCCACGCGGCGGAGCATTCGGCCCGCCTCACGCGCCGCCTGCTCGCGTTCGGCCGGAAGCAGGTGGTGAAGCCGCGCGTGCTGGACGTGAACCACTCGGTCGCGTCCGCGCTGGTGCTGCTCGGCCGGCTCCTGGGCGAGAACGTGGAGCTCACGTGGCGCCCCGGCACGGCCGTGTGGCCGGTGGAGGCCGATCCCGATCAGCTCGAGCAGGTGCTGACGAACCTCTGCCTCAACGCGCGTGACGCGATCGCCGACGTGGGGCACGTCACCGTCACCACCGAGAACGTCACCCTGAGCCCCGAGGACTGCGCGGGGCATCCCGAGTTCGTCCCCGGCGACTTCGTCCGCCTGACGGTGGCCGACGACGGCCGGGGCATGAGCGAGGAGACGCTGCGCCTGGCCTTCGAGCCCTTCTTCAGCACCAAGGACGCGAGCGAGAGCGCCGGCCTCGGCCTGGCGACGGTGCTCGGCATCGTGAAGCAGTGCGGGGGCTTCGTGACGGCGACGAGCGCGCCGGGCGAGGGCGCCACCTTCCACGTGTACCTGCCACGGACGGCGCGGCGGCGGCCAGCGCCGCCCCCGCCGGCCGATGCGCCAGCCGCGCCGAGCGTCGGGACCGAGACCGTGCTCCTCGTGGAGGACGAGGCCTCCGTGCTCCGGCTGGAACGGCGCGCCCTCGAGAAGCTCGGGTACACGGTGATCGCGGCCGACGGCCCGGAGAAGGCGCTCCGCCTGGCCGCGGAGGCCCCGGGCCCCATCCATCTCCTCATCACCGACGTGGTGATGCCGGGCATGAACGGACGCGAGCTGGCGCGCCGGCTTCGGGGCGCGGCGCCGGATCTGCGCGTGCTGTTCGTGTCGGGATACGCGGACACCGAGGTGGCCGACGACCGCGTCCCGGCCAGGGACGGCTTCCTCCTGAAGCCGTTCACGCTCGGCGGGCTCGCGAGCCGGATTCGCGAGGTCCTCGATCGGTAGTCCTTGGCGTGCCAGGCGGCGGCGTCGGCTACGATGGACCGCGTGGTGACGGCTGGCGCCAGACTGGTGATGTACACGAAGCCCGGCTGCCACCTGTGCGAGGACATGCGCGACGTGGTGCAACGGGCGCTCCGCGGCACGGCGGCCACGCTCGAGGAGCGCAACATCGCCCTGAACCTGGTCGACTACGAGCGCTACAAGCACGACATCCCGGTGCTTCTCGTGGACGGACGCGAGGTGGCCCGCTACCGCATCACCGACGACGCGCTCGTCGTGGCGCTTCGGGCCGCGGGCATCCGCTAGCCGGGCCCGGTGCCGGCAGGCGCACCGCCGCGTGGGGCTATGCGTCCGACGGGTCCACGGGCAGGCGCGCGAACATGCCGGCCCTCGCCTCGATGGCCGCTCCCGCCGCCAGGCACAGGTCTTCCCGGAAGCGCGGCCCCACGATCTGGACGCCCATCGGCAGGCCGTCCACGACGCCGGTCGGCACGGCGAGCCCCGGGAGCCCGAGCACCGGCACGGCGGTCAGGGTGACCGACTCGCGCCACATCGCGGCGGTGCGGTCGGCGCTCTCGAGGTCGAAGCCCTTCCGGTAGACGGGCTCGGTGCACACGGGCGCCAGGACCAGGGGCACGTCGTCCAGGAACTGCTGCCAGTCGCGCACCACCCGGGCCCTGAGCGCGAGCGCCCTCATATAGGCCACGCCGTCGGCGGCCGGGTGCGCCTCGAGCATGAGGCCCATGGCCCGCCGGATGCCGTCGTCCCCGTGCTGCTCGATGAGCGGCCACAGGTACTCGCGGATCTCGGGCATCTGCATCCCGAACCACAGCTCCTTGGCGCGCGTGAACCCCGGCGTGGGCCGATCGACGATCTCGTAGCCCGCCTCGGCCAGCCACGCGGCGGCCTGCACGAGCGCGGCCGTCACGACGGGATGGAGGCGCGCGCCGTCGAGGTCGTCGGGCTCGGTCACCACGGCGACCCGCACGGGCGTCGGCGGACCAGCCCCGTCGAGCGGCGCGGGCACCCACCAGGGATCGCGGGCGTCCCGGGCTGCCATGGCGTCGAGGGCCAGGCGGAGATCGCGGATCGACCGCGCGATCGGCCCCTGCACCGACAGGAGCTGCGACGAGATGGACCGCTCCGCGGTCGCGGTGGGATTGAAGGCCGGCACCCGGCCGAACGACGGCCGCAGGCCCACGAGCCCGCAGGCGTACGCGGGGTACCGGATGGACCCGGCGATGTCGTTGCCGTGGGCGATGGGCACGATGCCCGACGCCACCGCGGAGGCCGCGCCGCCGCTCGATCCGCCGGGCGTGTGCGGGCGCGACCACGGGTTGACCGTGACGCCGCGGAGGTCGTTCGCCGTGTCGAGGCGAAAGCTGAAGGCGGGCGTGTTGGTGCGCCCCAGGAACAGGGCGCCGGCCGCGCGCAGGTTGGCGACGACCGGGCTGTCGGCGAGGCCAGGAGATCGCGGTAGGCGACGACGCCGTTGGTGGTCGCGCACCCGGCCTGATCCACGTTTTCCTTGATGGCCACGGGCACGCCGTGGAGCGGGCCCAGCGGGTCGCCGCGCCCGACGGCCTCGTCGGCGCGGTCCGCGGCGGCCAGGGCCTGGGCACCCAGGTCCACCGTGACGGCGTTCAGCGCCGGGTTCACGGCGGCCATGCGATCCAGGCACGCGGACACGACCTCCCGCGACGACACCTCGCGCCGGGCGATCGCCTCGGCCATCCTCGTCGCGTCCCAGCGCCACATCTCGTCAGCCATGTCTCACCCCGCGCGCTTCCGAAGCGTAGTAGAGTCGCGCCCATGCTGCGCCGAGGAATTCTGGCGGCCGTCTCTGCCGCGGCCCTGACGACGTCCTGTTCCGTGCAGGCGCCGGCCCCGGAGTCCACGGCTGCGACGCCCGCGTCCGCGGCGGCGCAGGGTCCCATCGGCCCGCCGGGCGCCACGGAGCTCCGCGCCACCTTCCTCGGCACGGGCGCACCCCGGCCGTCGCTCGATCGCTACGGTCCGGCCACGCTCATCGAGGCCGGGACCGAGCGGGTGCTGGTGGATCCGGGCCCGGGGCTGCGCGAACGCCTGCTGCAGGCCGGATCGTTCGAGCTCATCAGCGGCATCGACCACGTCCTCGTCAGCCACCTGCACTACGACCACACAATCAGCCTGCCCGACCTCTGGCTCACGGGCTGGCTCTTCGGGCGGCGGACGCCGCTCGTCGTCGAAGGGCCCGTGGGCACCGAGGCGATGATGCGCCACTTCGAACAGGCGTACGCCTGGGACACGGCCTACCGCACGGCCGTCGGCGTGCCCGCCGCCGGCGTCCAGATCGCGGCGAGGGACGTCACGCCCGGCGTCGTGTTCGAGCGGAACGACCTGAAGGTCACGGCGTTCGAGGTGGAGCACATGCCCATCGACATCGCGACGCGGCAGCGCCTGCCGTTCGAGGGACAGACCTTCGGATTCCGCTTCGACTTCCACGGCCACTCGCTGGTGCTCTCGGGCGACACGCGCCCGACCGACGCGGTGGTGGCGCAGGCGCGTGGCGTGGACGTCCTGGTGCACGAGGTCCAGGTGCCGTCGCCGGACGAGACGGAGGAGGCCAAGCTGGCCAACGTCAGCCTGTCCGTGCACAGCGAGCCGAAGGCCGTGGCCGAGATCTTCGCGAAGGCACAGCCGAAGATGGCCATCTACTCGCACATCATTCCGCCGGATGTCACCGAGGCCGAGCTCCGGGCGGCGACGCCCTACTCCGGCCCCCTCACGGTGGCGCACGACCTCCTGATGGTCACGATCGGCGATGGGATCGTCGTGGCCGATCGCCCGCGGGCCGCGGTGCAGAGCTTCGAGCGGTCGGGCGCCATCCGGTAGCGACGCGGACCGCCGCCGCCGCGGCCGCCGGGCTCCGGTCTGTACCACCGTGGCACAATGTCGCGTGCCTCGCCCGCGCACGATTCGCGTCACCCGCTACGTCACGCCGCTGCGCGAAGGCGGGT is from Vicinamibacterales bacterium and encodes:
- a CDS encoding PAS domain-containing protein, which codes for MKQPNGLDPSADPGGKSLKEELYELLVTHLPSSAVMMFDHDLRFVLADGPELARTGTSKAALEGRPLYDAVDPAFAALVEPNLRAALAGRRFRAELPFGDATYAYAYVPVPDASGEIRYALVMAQDVTDLRRAEQRAVQSEARLRDLVGSLPAVVFAVGADRRLRFVDGMGLQRLGVQAANLVGLPADEAYLGDPKDLKGLNAALAGERVVEDLPIRGRVFETRHLPVTGPDGGVTEVVGIAVDVTEQRRFQALDLQRQKLEAIGRLAGGIAHDFNNMLTVILGNAEQAIAGAAPGTALYDQMAQIRHAAEHSARLTRRLLAFGRKQVVKPRVLDVNHSVASALVLLGRLLGENVELTWRPGTAVWPVEADPDQLEQVLTNLCLNARDAIADVGHVTVTTENVTLSPEDCAGHPEFVPGDFVRLTVADDGRGMSEETLRLAFEPFFSTKDASESAGLGLATVLGIVKQCGGFVTATSAPGEGATFHVYLPRTARRRPAPPPPADAPAAPSVGTETVLLVEDEASVLRLERRALEKLGYTVIAADGPEKALRLAAEAPGPIHLLITDVVMPGMNGRELARRLRGAAPDLRVLFVSGYADTEVADDRVPARDGFLLKPFTLGGLASRIREVLDR
- a CDS encoding DnaJ domain-containing protein, translating into MSAAPWAWSAAYPAPVRPVHRLSEAQRAAFDRLVELGATLSLAFLSAELRREYRRLARRYHPDAQAGAPPDLRAALADRFRAATDAYRCLSAVFEPLP
- a CDS encoding S8 family serine peptidase, whose translation is MTPSPRPPSHLIAAALALGLALLLPAPTSTQAPRAARPTVRIAGRPAAGGEVLVRMRPMPSAQRAQLEAWVDSDGAESLGRSRWRRVSSRSLDTAALLQRLSQQPDVEAVEPNYVVYADLTPNDPSFGSLWGLLNTGLNSGGGALAGADIDATSAWDVTTGSRAFVVGVVDTGLDYTHADLAPNTWSAPWTFTVTIAGQAITCAAGTHGFNAITRTCDPMEDATTPHGTHTAGTIGARGNDGAGIAGVNWTTSMMGLKFLNANGNGLTSDAIHAIDFALQAKTAFASANGANLRVLSNSWGGGGYSQALLDIINQANAQDVLFVAAAGNSASNNDASPAYPASYTAPNVLAVAATDHADLLASFSNYGATSVDLGAPGVSIYSTGRNQSYLSLSGTSMATPHVSGAAALVLSMCAADTATLKSLLMGSVDLAAGLTGKTSTGGRLNVARAMADCTTPVVTRVTLASDVAAGQPPGTTVTFTATASGGQAPHQFRWFEFDGSTWTPLTAWGTSNTYAWTPGSGNAAYQIRAAARSAWNGGLYEAFATVAYPVQPFVSGVTLTSNKSAPQAPGASVTFTASASGGVAPYLYRWFLWDGATWSPLTNWGAANTYTWTPSSGNVDFKVRALAKGSWNPGLFENLATATFPIQPLVTTVALTADRAAPQSPGTSITFTAAASGGSAPYLYRWFVYDGATWTPLTNWDSASTYTWTPSVANAGYQVRAAAKGSWNAGLYEAFTTLAYPVQALATSVAVSASVAAPQLPGTPVTFTAVASGGAAPYLYRWFLFDGTTWAPVTAWGSANTFTWTAPGPNASYKVMAGAKGTWNPGQFEVTSTVAYPINAPVASVGLTADRSAPQASGTSVTFTAAASGGVGPYLYRWFVFDGAAWTPLTGWGSAATYTWTPGAANTSYLVRVAAKGSWNGGLYEAFTTLPFAIQ
- a CDS encoding glutaredoxin family protein, with translation MVTAGARLVMYTKPGCHLCEDMRDVVQRALRGTAATLEERNIALNLVDYERYKHDIPVLLVDGREVARYRITDDALVVALRAAGIR
- a CDS encoding amidase yields the protein MRDHQRRRRLPRSPGLADSPVVANLRAAGALFLGRTNTPAFSFRLDTANDLRGVTVNPWSRPHTPGGSSGGAASAVASGIVPIAHGNDIAGSIRYPAYACGLVGLRPSFGRVPAFNPTATAERSISSQLLSVQGPIARSIRDLRLALDAMAARDARDPWWVPAPLDGAGPPTPVRVAVVTEPDDLDGARLHPVVTAALVQAAAWLAEAGYEIVDRPTPGFTRAKELWFGMQMPEIREYLWPLIEQHGDDGIRRAMGLMLEAHPAADGVAYMRALALRARVVRDWQQFLDDVPLVLAPVCTEPVYRKGFDLESADRTAAMWRESVTLTAVPVLGLPGLAVPTGVVDGLPMGVQIVGPRFREDLCLAAGAAIEARAGMFARLPVDPSDA
- a CDS encoding MBL fold metallo-hydrolase encodes the protein MLRRGILAAVSAAALTTSCSVQAPAPESTAATPASAAAQGPIGPPGATELRATFLGTGAPRPSLDRYGPATLIEAGTERVLVDPGPGLRERLLQAGSFELISGIDHVLVSHLHYDHTISLPDLWLTGWLFGRRTPLVVEGPVGTEAMMRHFEQAYAWDTAYRTAVGVPAAGVQIAARDVTPGVVFERNDLKVTAFEVEHMPIDIATRQRLPFEGQTFGFRFDFHGHSLVLSGDTRPTDAVVAQARGVDVLVHEVQVPSPDETEEAKLANVSLSVHSEPKAVAEIFAKAQPKMAIYSHIIPPDVTEAELRAATPYSGPLTVAHDLLMVTIGDGIVVADRPRAAVQSFERSGAIR